One genomic window of Magnolia sinica isolate HGM2019 chromosome 3, MsV1, whole genome shotgun sequence includes the following:
- the LOC131238505 gene encoding TLC domain-containing protein At5g14285-like: protein MENSILTSISYIPLFSSFFILIYFLAYFGIFQHWSPKQRTEASSCFMSLTHGTPAVLMAAFAIVSQAHHSFASPNTNFQNLVLDFSIAYFLVDLLHYFIFFPDDYLYIAHHLATLFVFVTCRYLVFHGAFSILILLALAEVTSACQNTWSLANIQRVDVPAAARLYEFLSPPFYTLMRVFAGPVFTYKMGVFYLSGEADNVIPGWVSISWMVVIVAAISVSSMWILNNWMELYKERIRRSEKKTR, encoded by the coding sequence ATGGAAAACTCAATTCTCACGTCTATTTCATACATCCCTCTCTTCTCATCATTCTTCATCCTCATCTATTTTCTCGCCTACTTTGGAATTTTTCAACATTGGAGCCCCAAACAGCGCACCGAAGCTTCGAGCTGCTTCATGTCATTAACCCATGGAACTCCCGCCGTTTTAATGGCAGCATTCGCCATTGTCTCCCAAGCTCACCACAGCTTCGCCTCTCCCAATACCAATTTCCAAAACCTAGTACTCGACTTCAGCATTGCGTACTTCCTGGTAGATCTCCTCCACTACTTCATCTTCTTCCCAGACGACTATCTCTACATAGCCCATCACTTAGCGACCCTCTTCGTATTCGTCACCTGCCGTTACCTTGTCTTCCATGGCGCCTTTTCTATTCTCATCCTTCTTGCCCTCGCGGAGGTCACCAGCGCCTGCCAGAACACGTGGTCTCTCGCCAACATCCAGAGAGTCGACGTGCCTGCAGCTGCCAGGCTGTATGAATTTTTGTCACCGCCCTTCTATACACTTATGAGGGTTTTTGCAGGGCCAGTCTTCACATACAAGATGGGCGTCTTCTATTTGAGTGGTGAGGCAGATAACGTGATTCCAGGATGGGTTTCGATTTCTTGGATGGTTGTTATTGTGGCGGCGATTTCAGTCAGCAGTATGTGGATTTTAAACAATTGGATGGAGTTGTATAAAGAGAGAATTAGGAGATCTGAGAAGAAAACAAGATAA